A genomic stretch from Numida meleagris isolate 19003 breed g44 Domestic line chromosome 2, NumMel1.0, whole genome shotgun sequence includes:
- the LOC110394789 gene encoding inositol 1,4,5-trisphosphate receptor-interacting protein-like 1, which yields MTHNEGRVSMPSAGSAGALWPGPATMNLAFVLAFLLRLVRGVGEPLDADTLVRMQQRQVFLREQMTWQLQEIEQLNQKLTDVPALPSTDVPVLPSTALPPWLFGGLAPALVLLLLLIRLLVKIRRLRKVQAGRKKEEVQVAKEGEEDSGDVSFLSWKPTYRSVHELVDELLSVCQAFPRSYFMPRLQMPRGVSMAFEGNSLADGNIVYRLLVPLGPPPAHTFHLEQDPEGESGARNSRIRVQLHCTCAREQPVGDMPCFLHDRKRKLWRERMPSLLPTLCTDSYLDLQKTAAWFQELVTEAWAVMPQSSAIRLEVLPSTCFSKLRLTTASSRVFCIELVLAAPQGDSGSFLTLE from the exons ATGACTCACAATGAGGGGAGGGTATCAATGCCatcagcaggcagtgctggtgcaCTTTGGCCCGGGCCAGCG ACCATGAATTTGGCGTTTGTCCTCGCCTTCCTTCTGCGCCTTGTGCGCGGCGTTGGTGAACCGTTGGACGCGGACACGCTCGTCCGCATGCAGCAGCGCCAGGTGTTTCTGCGAGAGCAGATGacatggcagctgcaggagataGAGCAGCTGAACCAGAAGCTGACTGAtgtgccagccctgccctccacTGACGTGCCAGTCCTGCCCTCCACTGCTCTGCCACCCTGGCTGTTTGGGGGCTTGGCTCCAGCACTCGTCTTGCTCTTGCTGCTCATCAGACTGCTCGTGAAAATAAGACGTCTCAGGAAAGTCCAAGCcggaaggaagaaggaggaggtgCAGGTTGCcaaggaaggggaggaagacTCCGgtgatgtttcatttttgagCTGGAAGCCCACGTACAGGTCGGTGCACGAGCTGGTGGACGAACTCCTCAGTGTCTGCCAGGCATTTCCAAGGAGTTACTTCATGCCGCGGCTGCAGATGCCGAGAGGGGTGAGCATGGCCTTCGAAGGCAACAGTCTCGCTGATGGGAACATCGTCTACCGCCTGCTCGTGCCCCTGGGGCCACCCCCTGCACACACCTTCCACCTGGAACAGGACCCTGAAGGGGAGAGTGGGGCAAGGAACTCCCGCATCCGCGTGCAGCTGCACTGCACGTGCGCACGGGAGCAGCCGGTGGGAGACATGCCATGCTTCCTCCACGACCGTAAGAGGAAGCTGTGGAGAGAGCGGATGCCCAGCCTCCTACCCACCCTCTGCACCGACTCCTACCTAGAcctgcagaaaactgcagcCTGGTTCCAGGAGCTGGTGACAGAAGCCTGGGCCGTTATGCCTCAGTCATCCGCAATCCGGCTAGAGGTGCTGCCCTCTACTTGCTTCTCCAAACTCAGGCTGACCACCGCCTCCTCCAGGGTCTTCTGCATTGAGCTCGTGCTCGCGGCACCACAAGGTGACTCGGGCTCCTTCCTCACCCTCGAGTAG